One window from the genome of Pseudonocardia hierapolitana encodes:
- a CDS encoding NDMA-dependent alcohol dehydrogenase: MTITTRAAIARAPHTGWELVELQLDEPKAHEVRVKFAAAGLCHSDDHITQGDAPVRLPIVGGHEGAGVVESVGPDVRRVKPGDRIVCSYIPACGACRPCSTGHQNMCVKGLNAGTGMFLDGTFRFHLGEEDLGGFCTVGSFSQYAVVSEWACIPLPDDIPFEIGALVGCGVPTGWGSAVHAAGVRAGDTVVIYGAGGVGSNAVQGSRYAGAKNVVVVDPVAFKRDMAKVFGATHTFADARSAHDFVVETTWGQLADHAICTPGVLTSEIVDAAVQVVGKGGKVTITAVGKLGENAVHVHAGQMISYQRQVRGALFGDCNPLYDVPKLLGLYRSGDLKLDELVTRRYSLDEINQGYQDMTDGKNIRGVVVHDG; encoded by the coding sequence ATGACCATCACGACGCGCGCCGCGATCGCGCGGGCACCGCACACCGGCTGGGAGCTCGTCGAGCTGCAACTCGACGAGCCGAAGGCCCACGAGGTGCGCGTGAAGTTCGCCGCCGCGGGCCTGTGCCACTCCGACGACCACATCACCCAGGGCGACGCCCCGGTGCGGCTGCCGATCGTCGGCGGGCACGAGGGCGCGGGGGTCGTGGAGTCGGTCGGGCCGGACGTGCGGCGGGTCAAGCCGGGCGATCGGATCGTCTGCTCCTACATCCCCGCCTGCGGGGCGTGCCGGCCGTGCTCGACGGGGCACCAGAACATGTGCGTGAAGGGCCTCAACGCGGGCACCGGCATGTTCCTCGACGGCACGTTCCGGTTCCACCTCGGGGAGGAGGACCTGGGCGGGTTCTGCACCGTCGGCTCGTTCTCGCAGTACGCGGTGGTGTCGGAGTGGGCGTGCATCCCGCTGCCCGACGACATCCCGTTCGAGATCGGCGCCCTCGTGGGCTGCGGCGTGCCGACCGGCTGGGGGTCCGCCGTGCACGCGGCGGGCGTGCGGGCCGGGGACACCGTGGTGATCTACGGCGCCGGTGGCGTGGGCAGCAACGCCGTGCAGGGTTCGCGGTACGCGGGTGCGAAGAACGTGGTGGTCGTCGACCCGGTCGCGTTCAAGCGGGACATGGCGAAGGTCTTCGGCGCCACGCACACGTTCGCCGACGCGAGGTCCGCACACGACTTCGTGGTGGAGACGACGTGGGGCCAGCTGGCCGACCACGCCATCTGCACCCCCGGCGTGCTGACGTCCGAGATCGTGGACGCCGCCGTCCAGGTCGTCGGCAAGGGCGGCAAGGTCACGATCACCGCGGTGGGCAAGCTGGGCGAGAACGCCGTCCACGTGCACGCCGGGCAGATGATCAGCTACCAGCGGCAGGTGCGCGGCGCGCTCTTCGGCGACTGCAACCCCCTCTACGACGTGCCCAAGCTGCTCGGGCTCTACCGATCCGGCGACCTGAAGCTCGACGAGCTGGTCACGCGGCGCTACTCGCTCGACGAGATCAACCAGGGCTACCAGGACATGACGGATGGCAAGAACATCCGCGGCGTCGTCGTCCACGATGGCTGA
- a CDS encoding response regulator, whose amino-acid sequence MSSTAPEPDHPGDIGVLVVDDHAVVRRGLAAYLESADGIEVLAEAVDGRDALDQLQRLATEGSLPQVVLMDVLMPRMDGIAAIRAVLAAHPGVRVVVLTSFGELERVHAALEAGASGYLLKDADPDEVAAAIRSADRGEVHLDPTVAGRLTRRLVSPPTGLAALTARERSILALVARGMSNHQIAAELYISERTARTHVSHILAKLQLTSRTQAALVAIREGLVTPPAS is encoded by the coding sequence ATGAGCAGTACCGCTCCGGAGCCGGATCACCCCGGCGACATCGGCGTGCTCGTCGTCGACGACCACGCCGTCGTCCGCCGCGGGCTCGCCGCGTACCTCGAGAGCGCCGACGGCATCGAGGTCCTCGCCGAGGCCGTCGACGGCAGGGACGCACTCGACCAGCTGCAGCGCCTCGCCACCGAGGGCAGTCTCCCGCAGGTCGTGCTCATGGACGTGCTGATGCCGCGGATGGACGGGATCGCGGCCATCCGCGCGGTGCTCGCCGCGCACCCGGGCGTTCGGGTGGTCGTGCTGACCAGCTTCGGTGAGCTGGAACGCGTCCACGCCGCGCTGGAGGCCGGCGCCTCCGGCTACCTGCTCAAGGACGCCGACCCGGACGAGGTCGCCGCCGCGATCCGCTCGGCCGACCGGGGAGAGGTGCACCTCGACCCCACCGTCGCGGGCCGCCTCACCCGCCGCCTCGTCTCGCCACCCACCGGCCTCGCCGCTCTCACCGCGCGGGAGCGCTCGATCCTCGCGCTCGTGGCGCGCGGCATGTCGAACCACCAGATCGCGGCGGAGCTGTACATCAGCGAGCGCACCGCGCGCACGCACGTCAGCCACATCCTCGCGAAGCTGCAGCTGACCTCCCGCACCCAGGCCGCGCTGGTCGCGATTCGCGAAGGCCTGGTCACCCCGCCCGCGTCGTGA
- a CDS encoding GAF domain-containing sensor histidine kinase encodes MTEVLTTEGRVATGSSCPACGGAIEPGPRPGLGPEDARRGQRRLAAIARAASSVADTASLSVTLDVVANEVVQAEHIAAVQILQVEGGTMRVVGKAGFTDADDFTDRLEDCRRLGARLMFVEAFQTCRPIVVPHRKAAVMADPHWAPLHRIMGAPEWDAFAAVPLVVRGRAVGVLNAFYKPGEPPGTAALEFLEAMADQAATAVDSADLLSRSRHDAQLAERARLARELHDSVVQQVFSMRMQAKALQAQVAPGRTIRPERVQSVADELLELAQTALADLRGLVLQLHPVELVERGLAGAVRSHAESVRGTSGLDVDVEVDLSADVGDLPVELQEDLYRVVQEALHNVVKHAGASRASVHISTSGPPDRVLVEITDDGSGLTSQVRAGALGLVSMRERAERWGGSIEVASTDGRSTDGRGRGCRVRVCVPVGGPGPSR; translated from the coding sequence GTGACGGAGGTGCTCACAACGGAAGGGCGCGTCGCGACGGGGTCATCGTGCCCGGCGTGTGGAGGCGCGATCGAGCCGGGACCGAGGCCGGGCCTGGGCCCGGAGGACGCGCGCCGCGGGCAGCGCAGGCTCGCGGCCATCGCCAGGGCGGCGTCGAGCGTCGCCGACACGGCGTCGCTCAGCGTCACCCTCGATGTCGTCGCGAACGAGGTGGTGCAGGCCGAGCACATCGCGGCCGTGCAGATCCTGCAGGTCGAGGGCGGCACCATGCGAGTGGTCGGCAAGGCCGGCTTCACCGATGCGGACGACTTCACCGACCGGCTCGAGGACTGCCGACGCCTCGGTGCACGGCTCATGTTCGTGGAGGCGTTCCAGACGTGCCGGCCGATCGTCGTGCCGCACCGGAAGGCAGCGGTGATGGCCGACCCGCACTGGGCACCGCTGCACCGGATCATGGGTGCCCCCGAGTGGGACGCCTTCGCGGCCGTCCCGCTGGTGGTGCGGGGCCGGGCGGTCGGCGTCCTCAACGCCTTCTACAAGCCCGGCGAACCTCCGGGCACCGCGGCGCTGGAGTTCCTCGAGGCGATGGCCGACCAGGCCGCCACCGCCGTCGACTCCGCCGACCTGCTCTCCCGGTCGCGGCACGACGCCCAGCTCGCCGAGCGCGCCCGGCTCGCCCGCGAGCTCCACGACTCGGTCGTCCAGCAGGTGTTCTCGATGCGGATGCAGGCCAAGGCGCTGCAGGCGCAGGTCGCCCCGGGCCGCACCATCCGCCCCGAGCGGGTGCAATCGGTGGCCGACGAACTCCTCGAGCTGGCGCAGACCGCGCTCGCCGACCTGCGTGGCCTCGTGCTGCAGCTGCACCCGGTGGAGCTGGTCGAGCGCGGGCTCGCGGGCGCGGTGCGCAGCCACGCCGAGTCGGTGCGCGGCACGTCCGGCCTGGACGTCGACGTGGAGGTCGACCTCAGCGCGGACGTCGGCGACCTGCCGGTCGAGCTGCAGGAGGACCTCTACCGGGTGGTGCAGGAGGCCCTGCACAACGTCGTCAAGCATGCGGGCGCCTCGCGGGCGTCGGTGCACATCAGCACCAGCGGGCCACCGGACCGGGTGCTGGTCGAGATCACTGACGACGGGAGCGGGCTGACCTCCCAGGTGCGGGCCGGTGCGCTCGGCCTGGTGTCGATGCGGGAGCGAGCGGAGCGATGGGGCGGATCGATAGAAGTCGCCAGTACGGACGGGCGCAGTACGGACGGTCGGGGGCGGGGATGCCGCGTGCGGGTGTGCGTCCCGGTGGGCGGACCGGGTCCGTCTCGATGA
- a CDS encoding UGSC family (seleno)protein, producing MSIHGPNAILDPTGGASAVAAPFALAPRKQDLAGARVGLLENTKQNAALLLDEVGKLLVAEHGAAAVTLMRTKTAFALPASDELVAEYARDCDVVVTGVGDCGSCSASAAADGVAFERAGLPAAVICSDAFVATADAMAALRGAPGYRYLTTPHPVAILTPDQVRERAAQLAGAVADLLTGGGT from the coding sequence GTGTCGATCCACGGGCCCAACGCGATCCTCGACCCGACCGGGGGAGCGTCCGCGGTCGCCGCCCCGTTCGCGCTCGCGCCCCGGAAGCAGGACCTCGCGGGCGCCCGCGTCGGGCTCCTGGAGAACACCAAGCAGAACGCCGCGCTGCTGCTCGACGAGGTCGGCAAGCTCCTCGTCGCCGAGCACGGCGCGGCCGCCGTGACCCTCATGCGCACCAAGACCGCGTTCGCGCTGCCCGCGTCCGACGAGCTCGTCGCCGAGTACGCGCGCGACTGCGACGTGGTGGTCACCGGCGTCGGCGACTGCGGCTCGTGCAGCGCCTCCGCCGCGGCCGACGGCGTGGCGTTCGAGCGGGCAGGCCTACCGGCGGCGGTGATCTGCAGCGACGCCTTCGTGGCCACCGCCGACGCGATGGCCGCGCTGCGCGGCGCCCCCGGCTACCGCTACCTCACGACCCCGCACCCGGTGGCCATCCTGACGCCGGACCAGGTGCGGGAGCGGGCGGCGCAGCTCGCGGGTGCGGTCGCCGACCTGCTCACCGGGGGTGGTACGTGA
- a CDS encoding phenylacetate--CoA ligase family protein, with protein sequence MARTSAASSSTMADPVHVSGFVGPDDVDAVSELLRAQLEGLPARSPLYAEHFAEHGVTPEAFATLDDLRKFPFTTKQMLRDSQAASPPLGRHAGVPMSEVVRVHASTGTTGRPSWVGVTRRDAAAWTDMVARAFRTMGATREDVVLHGAGLTLFVGGLPIRDALERIGSTLVPIGTGASEKAVLALETLGVTALHSTPSYARYLAEYIRGLGRDPKEFGLRKVFVGGEPGGGEPAFRAHVESEWGAPVTEGLGNADMAPVLFGEAPGSGGMRFTGGRHVVVELIDPESGDPVGAEPGATGELVYTSVDRECCPLVRFRTRDRVVVTGRTADGAPLIRCVGRTDDMLIVLGVNVFPSAVRDLVQTLHPRTTGAVQIVLPAAGPRVEPPLPVEVEWGEQPGDREQLVRDVEALIRNRLSVRAAVTLVPPGSLERSEMKSRLTRLAS encoded by the coding sequence ATGGCAAGAACATCCGCGGCGTCGTCGTCCACGATGGCTGACCCGGTGCACGTCTCCGGATTCGTCGGGCCCGACGACGTCGACGCCGTCAGCGAGCTGCTGCGCGCGCAGCTGGAAGGGCTGCCCGCGCGCTCACCGCTCTACGCCGAGCACTTCGCCGAGCACGGGGTCACCCCCGAGGCGTTCGCCACGCTCGACGACCTGCGCAAGTTCCCCTTCACCACCAAGCAGATGCTGCGCGACTCGCAGGCCGCCTCCCCGCCGCTTGGCCGGCACGCAGGCGTGCCGATGAGCGAGGTCGTGCGCGTGCACGCCTCCACGGGCACCACCGGGCGGCCGAGCTGGGTGGGCGTCACCCGCCGCGACGCGGCGGCCTGGACCGACATGGTGGCTCGCGCGTTCCGCACCATGGGCGCGACCCGCGAGGACGTCGTGCTGCACGGCGCGGGACTCACGCTCTTCGTCGGCGGCCTCCCGATCCGCGACGCACTGGAACGGATCGGGTCCACCCTGGTGCCGATCGGGACCGGGGCGTCGGAGAAGGCCGTGCTCGCGCTGGAGACCCTCGGGGTCACCGCCCTGCACTCCACCCCGTCCTACGCTCGGTACCTGGCCGAGTACATCCGCGGCCTGGGCCGGGACCCGAAGGAGTTCGGCCTGCGCAAGGTCTTCGTGGGCGGCGAACCCGGTGGCGGCGAACCGGCCTTCCGGGCGCACGTCGAGAGCGAATGGGGCGCTCCCGTCACCGAGGGCCTCGGCAACGCCGACATGGCCCCCGTCCTCTTCGGCGAGGCGCCGGGCAGCGGCGGGATGCGGTTCACCGGTGGCCGCCACGTCGTGGTCGAGCTGATCGACCCCGAGAGCGGCGACCCCGTCGGTGCCGAACCCGGAGCGACCGGCGAGCTCGTCTACACCTCCGTGGACCGCGAGTGCTGCCCGCTGGTGCGCTTCCGCACCCGCGACCGGGTGGTCGTCACCGGACGCACCGCCGACGGGGCACCGCTGATCCGCTGCGTCGGGCGCACCGACGACATGCTGATCGTGCTGGGCGTGAACGTCTTCCCCTCCGCGGTGCGGGACCTCGTGCAGACCCTGCACCCGCGCACCACCGGCGCCGTGCAGATCGTCCTTCCCGCTGCCGGCCCGCGGGTCGAGCCGCCACTGCCCGTGGAGGTCGAGTGGGGCGAGCAGCCCGGCGACCGGGAGCAGCTCGTCCGCGACGTCGAGGCGCTCATCCGCAACCGGCTGTCGGTGCGCGCGGCCGTCACGCTCGTGCCGCCGGGCTCCCTCGAACGCTCCGAGATGAAGTCCCGCCTCACCCGCCTCGCGAGCTGA
- a CDS encoding IclR family transcriptional regulator yields the protein MTLSPDVPTAAPRAAVRHRGSGNARPTAAGRALSVLDAFGPRHRCLSLSEIARRAGLTLPTAHRLTRELVNWGALERDSAGRYSVGLRLLELSALAPRGLELREAAFPHVEDLHQITRGNVQLAVRDGMQVVYVEAIRARVRNPVTSRVGDRWPMHATGTGLVLLAYSEPDFQEAVLRSPLERFNPMTVTDPAELRRTLAHIRQTGVAVARGQITMPDLVVAVPVLDPAGEVTAAISVVVETEGARPRELAAVLKQASRAITRALSPRR from the coding sequence ATGACCCTGAGCCCGGACGTCCCGACGGCGGCACCGCGAGCCGCGGTGCGGCACCGTGGCTCGGGTAATGCGCGCCCGACCGCAGCCGGGCGCGCACTGTCGGTGCTCGACGCCTTCGGACCGCGGCACCGATGTCTGTCTCTCTCCGAGATCGCGCGCCGCGCGGGGCTGACCCTGCCCACCGCGCACCGGCTCACCCGCGAGCTCGTGAACTGGGGCGCGCTGGAGCGCGACAGCGCGGGTCGCTACTCGGTGGGGCTGCGGCTCCTCGAACTGTCCGCGCTGGCCCCGCGCGGCCTGGAGTTGCGCGAGGCGGCCTTCCCCCACGTCGAGGACCTGCACCAGATCACCCGGGGCAACGTCCAGCTGGCCGTCCGCGACGGCATGCAGGTCGTGTACGTCGAGGCCATCCGCGCCCGCGTGCGCAACCCGGTCACCAGCCGGGTCGGCGACCGCTGGCCGATGCACGCCACCGGCACCGGGCTCGTGCTGCTCGCCTACTCCGAGCCGGACTTCCAGGAGGCGGTGCTGCGCTCGCCCCTGGAGCGGTTCAACCCGATGACGGTCACCGACCCCGCCGAGCTGCGCCGCACCCTCGCCCACATCCGCCAGACCGGGGTCGCCGTGGCGCGCGGGCAGATCACGATGCCCGACCTCGTGGTGGCAGTGCCCGTCCTGGACCCGGCGGGCGAGGTCACGGCCGCGATCAGCGTGGTCGTCGAGACGGAGGGCGCCCGCCCGCGCGAGCTGGCGGCGGTCCTGAAACAGGCGTCACGCGCGATCACACGAGCCCTCTCCCCCCGCCGATAG
- a CDS encoding ABC transporter permease, producing the protein MVGRRLLMVVPIILGVSILTFWVLDLIPGNAAQQLLGPEATPEQIRALELELGLDRPAVLRYLDWLGGAVTGDLGTSMVNSQSVTALIAERMAVTAELVALAFLVSLGLAVPVALLAAYRPGRLFDRVSMVVSITGLSVANYVLALLLVLVFAVELTLFPAIGFVPLSDGVAGNLHSLALPATAIAFPLFCFYTRFLRGDLVDQLQGEDYITTARAKGIGPWQVLLRHAFRNSAFGLITVVGLNLGTLLGGTVIVEQIFALPGMGQLMLQAINTRDATVVQGCVVVFAVVAVLANLAADLLYAVLDPRIRYGSR; encoded by the coding sequence CTGGTCGGCAGGCGGCTGCTGATGGTCGTCCCGATCATCCTCGGGGTGAGCATCCTGACGTTCTGGGTACTCGACCTGATCCCGGGCAACGCCGCGCAGCAGCTGCTCGGGCCCGAGGCCACCCCGGAGCAGATCCGGGCGCTCGAGCTCGAGCTCGGGCTGGACCGGCCCGCCGTGCTGCGGTACCTGGACTGGCTCGGCGGCGCGGTCACGGGCGACCTCGGCACGTCGATGGTGAACAGCCAGTCCGTCACCGCCCTGATCGCCGAGCGGATGGCCGTCACCGCGGAGCTGGTGGCGCTCGCGTTCCTCGTCTCGCTGGGGCTGGCCGTGCCGGTGGCGCTGCTGGCCGCGTACCGGCCGGGCCGACTCTTCGACCGCGTGAGCATGGTCGTCAGCATCACGGGCCTCTCGGTCGCCAACTACGTGCTCGCGCTGCTGCTGGTGCTGGTCTTCGCGGTGGAGCTGACGCTGTTCCCCGCGATCGGGTTCGTGCCGCTGTCCGACGGCGTGGCGGGCAACCTGCACTCGCTGGCGCTCCCGGCCACCGCGATCGCGTTCCCGCTGTTCTGCTTCTACACGCGGTTCCTGCGCGGCGACCTCGTCGACCAGCTGCAGGGGGAGGACTACATCACGACGGCGCGGGCCAAGGGCATCGGCCCCTGGCAGGTGTTGCTGCGCCACGCGTTCCGCAACTCGGCGTTCGGCCTGATCACCGTGGTCGGGCTGAACCTGGGGACGTTGCTCGGCGGCACCGTGATCGTCGAGCAGATCTTCGCCCTGCCCGGGATGGGGCAGCTGATGCTCCAGGCGATCAACACCCGCGACGCCACCGTGGTGCAGGGCTGCGTCGTGGTGTTCGCCGTGGTGGCCGTGCTGGCCAACCTGGCCGCCGACCTGCTCTACGCCGTGCTCGACCCGAGGATCCGCTATGGCAGTCGTTGA
- a CDS encoding ABC transporter substrate-binding protein, with translation MRRREAAVLRSTSLMLAAFLLLAACGGGGRSAGPAAPTGPPQRGGEITVLENASFAGGWPTGLDPATNTTGGANIAQMSAIYGGLFRLQAADDGSGAEVVPHQAEGYELLDGGTTVRITIREGLRFTDGTPFDAEAVAFNFRRAVDSPCTCSPTWPLAENGITTDGPRTVVLTFTRPFAAVINAFPATNVNWIASPTALAQMGEDQFALKPVGAGPFTVVSNQLSSQLVLERNPDYFKPGLPYLDRLTFQSIGGDQPAYQALLAGQAQAYEGLNTTPLLEQAQEAGRITVTVQPPTSPYVVQLNTQRAPFDDQRAREAIYHATDFAAISQGLFRGRYPVSQSFTGPGGLFHHETVAGYPAHDAARAKQLVTELGGLTVHLGTLKGYVAEQVMTALQTQWQEAGITVQIESYELSTLIQEFRSGEWDSMLQTAGAWDPAAGVGVGFRFSSDSPFTGVKDPELDRMLDTAEATLDPAEREKLYVDAGKYIGEHAYAPFGLAFAPANLATEGVYGPGLTTKIPPIVVNTGVLWDEVWRAPQ, from the coding sequence GTGAGACGACGCGAAGCCGCGGTGCTGCGGTCGACGTCATTGATGCTCGCCGCGTTCTTGCTCCTCGCCGCGTGCGGGGGCGGCGGTCGATCGGCAGGCCCGGCCGCGCCCACCGGCCCGCCGCAGCGCGGGGGCGAGATCACCGTCCTCGAGAACGCGTCGTTCGCCGGCGGCTGGCCGACGGGGCTCGACCCCGCGACGAACACCACGGGCGGCGCCAACATCGCGCAGATGAGCGCGATCTACGGCGGGCTCTTCCGGCTGCAGGCCGCCGACGACGGCTCGGGCGCAGAGGTCGTGCCCCACCAGGCCGAGGGCTACGAGCTGCTCGACGGCGGGACGACGGTGCGGATCACGATCCGGGAGGGCCTGCGGTTCACCGACGGCACCCCGTTCGACGCCGAGGCGGTGGCGTTCAACTTCCGGCGGGCCGTCGACTCGCCGTGCACCTGCTCACCGACGTGGCCGCTCGCGGAGAACGGCATCACCACCGACGGCCCGCGCACCGTCGTGCTGACGTTCACCCGCCCGTTCGCCGCGGTGATCAACGCCTTCCCGGCCACCAACGTCAACTGGATCGCCTCACCGACCGCCCTGGCGCAGATGGGGGAGGACCAGTTCGCGCTGAAGCCGGTGGGCGCGGGCCCGTTCACGGTCGTGTCCAACCAGCTCAGCTCGCAGCTCGTGCTCGAACGCAACCCGGACTACTTCAAGCCGGGTCTGCCCTACCTCGACCGGCTCACGTTCCAGTCGATCGGCGGTGACCAGCCCGCCTACCAGGCCCTCCTGGCCGGCCAGGCACAGGCCTACGAGGGCCTGAACACCACGCCGCTGCTGGAGCAGGCGCAGGAGGCGGGGCGGATCACCGTCACCGTGCAGCCGCCCACGTCGCCCTACGTCGTGCAGCTGAACACGCAGCGCGCGCCGTTCGACGATCAGCGGGCGCGCGAGGCGATCTACCACGCCACCGACTTCGCCGCGATCTCCCAGGGCCTGTTCCGCGGCCGCTACCCGGTGAGCCAGAGCTTCACCGGTCCCGGTGGCCTCTTCCACCACGAGACCGTCGCGGGCTACCCGGCCCACGACGCCGCGCGCGCGAAGCAGCTCGTCACCGAGCTGGGCGGGCTCACCGTCCACCTCGGCACCTTGAAGGGCTACGTGGCCGAGCAGGTGATGACCGCGCTGCAGACCCAGTGGCAGGAAGCCGGCATCACCGTGCAGATCGAGAGCTACGAGCTCTCCACGCTCATCCAGGAGTTCCGCTCCGGCGAGTGGGACTCGATGCTGCAGACCGCGGGGGCGTGGGACCCGGCGGCCGGCGTCGGGGTCGGCTTCCGCTTCTCGTCGGACTCGCCCTTCACCGGCGTGAAGGACCCCGAGCTCGACCGGATGCTCGACACCGCGGAGGCCACCCTCGACCCCGCGGAGCGGGAGAAGCTCTACGTCGACGCGGGCAAGTACATCGGCGAGCACGCGTACGCGCCGTTCGGGCTGGCGTTCGCTCCCGCCAACCTCGCTACCGAGGGGGTGTACGGGCCGGGGCTGACCACGAAGATCCCGCCGATCGTCGTCAACACCGGGGTCCTCTGGGACGAGGTCTGGAGGGCGCCGCAGTGA
- a CDS encoding amidohydrolase family protein: MLVDAHAHLLPRDYPADAPECFPRMEPIDGDTARLLLFGAVRFRARDAFFDAERRIEEQDRSGVDVEVLSPMPPLLRYDLPAADGLSLARHVNEGTAQLCAAAPDRLIGLGMVPMQDPDAAASELKAIRDHGLRGVEIASNVLGTSIGDERFLAFFTEAQRLELAVFVHAMPSPTPRLPASAMGTYVVGLEGMLAVASMISGGTAAACPDLRISFSHAGGGFPLVVPRAQYFWGGTWNEEPAVPERAIAHDDGPSPLEYARRFYYDSMVFDRRALRYLVDLLGADRLLVGSDFPAMPREEPAGRTLRSLDLAPEVLELITWLNAWSWLGIDPPAGR; this comes from the coding sequence GTGCTCGTCGACGCCCACGCCCACCTGCTGCCGCGCGACTACCCGGCCGACGCGCCCGAGTGCTTCCCGCGGATGGAGCCGATCGACGGCGACACCGCACGGCTCCTGCTGTTCGGGGCCGTGCGGTTCCGGGCCCGCGACGCGTTCTTCGACGCCGAGCGCCGCATCGAGGAACAGGACCGCTCGGGCGTCGACGTCGAGGTGCTCAGCCCGATGCCGCCGCTCCTGCGCTACGACCTGCCCGCCGCCGACGGGCTCTCGCTCGCCCGGCACGTCAACGAGGGCACGGCGCAGCTGTGCGCCGCCGCCCCGGACCGCCTGATCGGGCTCGGCATGGTGCCGATGCAGGACCCCGATGCTGCCGCCTCCGAGCTGAAGGCGATCCGGGACCATGGCCTGCGCGGGGTGGAGATCGCCTCCAACGTGCTCGGCACCTCGATCGGGGACGAGCGGTTCCTGGCGTTCTTCACCGAGGCCCAGCGCCTCGAACTGGCGGTGTTCGTGCACGCGATGCCGTCCCCGACACCCCGGCTCCCCGCCTCGGCGATGGGCACCTACGTGGTGGGCTTGGAAGGGATGCTCGCCGTGGCGTCGATGATCAGCGGCGGTACCGCGGCCGCCTGCCCCGACCTGCGGATCTCCTTCAGCCACGCCGGCGGCGGGTTCCCGCTGGTGGTGCCGAGGGCCCAGTACTTCTGGGGCGGCACCTGGAACGAGGAGCCGGCCGTGCCGGAGCGCGCGATCGCGCACGACGACGGCCCGTCGCCGCTGGAGTACGCCCGCCGGTTCTACTACGACTCGATGGTCTTCGACCGCCGAGCGCTGCGGTACCTCGTCGACCTGCTCGGCGCCGACCGGCTGCTCGTCGGCTCGGACTTCCCGGCCATGCCCCGGGAGGAGCCGGCCGGCCGCACCCTGCGCTCCCTGGACCTGGCCCCGGAGGTCCTCGAACTGATCACCTGGCTCAACGCGTGGAGCTGGCTGGGGATCGATCCGCCCGCCGGGCGATAG
- a CDS encoding zinc-dependent alcohol dehydrogenase: MTDMVRAAVQVAPRQIELREFPRPTIGPDDGLLRVEANGICGSDVESYRGHLGMGRGPTIPGHEPMGIVEEIGDRAAERWGVQPGDRVALEVIVPCRSCHDCLTGRYQACRNRKYGHGVTGIDVPPSLWGGFAEHLYLTPGAVLHKVDKTLPAELAVMFNPLGAGVRWAVHLGEVGLGDTLLVLGAGQRGLASVIAARAAGAGTIIVTGLEADAHKLALAREFGADHTIVVDGPDAEDTVERVREITDGAMADVVLELTPMAAAPVTHALQAAKHGGRVVLAGLKGGAEVPLKTDLIINRALTVRGAYGVDARGYAEAIAIIESRRFPLEKLHTHTFGLDDTDLAIRTLAGEVPGEAAVHVSVHPNL; encoded by the coding sequence ATGACTGACATGGTTCGAGCGGCCGTGCAGGTGGCGCCGCGCCAGATCGAGCTGCGCGAGTTCCCGCGCCCGACGATCGGCCCCGACGACGGGCTGCTGCGCGTGGAGGCCAACGGCATCTGCGGCAGCGACGTCGAGTCCTACCGCGGCCACCTCGGGATGGGCCGCGGACCGACCATCCCCGGACACGAACCGATGGGCATCGTCGAGGAGATCGGCGACCGCGCGGCGGAGCGCTGGGGCGTGCAGCCGGGGGACCGCGTCGCCCTGGAAGTGATCGTCCCGTGCCGGTCGTGCCACGACTGCCTCACCGGCCGCTACCAGGCCTGCCGCAACCGCAAGTACGGGCACGGCGTCACCGGGATCGACGTCCCCCCGTCGCTGTGGGGCGGGTTCGCCGAGCACCTCTACCTGACTCCCGGCGCCGTGCTGCACAAGGTCGACAAGACCTTGCCCGCCGAGCTGGCGGTGATGTTCAACCCCCTCGGCGCGGGCGTCCGCTGGGCGGTGCACCTCGGCGAGGTCGGGCTGGGCGACACCCTGCTCGTGCTCGGAGCGGGGCAGCGCGGCCTCGCCTCCGTCATCGCCGCGCGGGCGGCCGGCGCCGGGACGATCATCGTCACCGGTCTGGAGGCCGACGCCCACAAGCTCGCCCTGGCCAGGGAGTTCGGGGCCGACCACACGATCGTCGTCGACGGCCCCGACGCCGAGGACACCGTCGAGCGGGTCCGCGAGATCACCGACGGGGCGATGGCCGACGTCGTGCTGGAGCTGACCCCGATGGCGGCCGCCCCCGTCACGCACGCCCTGCAGGCGGCGAAGCACGGCGGCCGGGTGGTGCTCGCCGGGCTGAAGGGCGGCGCCGAGGTCCCGCTGAAGACCGACCTGATCATCAACCGCGCGCTCACCGTGCGCGGGGCCTACGGCGTGGACGCCCGCGGCTACGCCGAGGCGATCGCGATCATCGAGTCCCGCCGGTTCCCCCTGGAAAAACTGCACACCCACACGTTCGGCCTGGACGACACCGACCTCGCGATCCGGACGCTCGCAGGCGAGGTGCCCGGCGAGGCCGCGGTGCACGTGTCGGTCCACCCGAATCTCTAG